A DNA window from Mytilus edulis chromosome 14, xbMytEdul2.2, whole genome shotgun sequence contains the following coding sequences:
- the LOC139503551 gene encoding uncharacterized protein yields the protein MEQHKQKSQTLPPGVSPGKASPASNGGLFRRLRHRFRLRSKGYEFGIPEDDSVQGVSFRRRSDEYSSKSERDKQNEIARTQSERLAEKPIITVMNQGNKKKRNKTDVPMVNGNGIFEFDKSMNRSFEEDNTVENDFLVADDEAIDLDNTIMEKDEIFIEPDPGYETLDEVRRKMKLHQMAESMVVRSTNNPIEENFERESNLRVSQHRRTQSSGTAENYFRSNDLIGLDPNRDSGIASPRVDVSPDCFQASSCVSDINLTGSMSRSQRPFTICGNSPILTRIGSCPLKNENMNIHEEGMSHDNHGICNSDTCLCKYSGTGDLYANPKILFRKRSQKKETSQTLSLSDKQCFENNVDIPNKTMSPEEGPPLPARKYSMYDDLKTPDSLKSYSDEIQSRNLNDMNLTRENKDQGLTIVKVTNMKNCIEDSAISLTDNAGEDCPCSHSNIIEDNKNSKRNTCNTNGFSEYDSVTESENSENADSSKCENESTSCISDTCGSLSVSISSSDTVKCIVLDSPLSTEGESIPEELEILHISEEDEGYAEVKDVEMIKRIDKVDDVQEREVRLGWISEGLENTCTDCGKMSKYSANVVSENFNSCYNNHNVDNTGNSAQMIDNDKDNQSEQNSLSDNEICKTPVEFESYASVRRNLYCEDSLLRNESIQNEGLIEGATGFGSTDIRQKINLDFESDFYDKCENVGNPKKNFVPTPETSQTQYFSDSRFEYRAFGNHHRKSSTLDSVSSFAESDDNSSIRSSEVLSDIHVMSYEDDADAILESLVSRRSSFADDLDSDSNGVNEGACAETSSEGHDQGSQNQMSNLQRLPDFYYDDSEPIHMTIAELYHQKNDSDVTIVTNTAEVTERDQNGNVDSVSPSGPPVLRQRSVDIDSRPPAVVPRLQKEIGYRQDFMESMQQLKDCGWYWGPLSWEEAEIKLIDKPDGSFLVRDSSDDRYILSLSFNMQGRVHHTRIEHHKGKFSFWSQPDTHGKSTIKQFIEQCVQNSRNGQFLYFVRPSGPGAPPMPVHLLHPVSRFKQMQSLQHSCRFKILQIVRRDHIDSLPIPTSIKNYLKEAQYYVEFLEE from the exons ATGGAGCAACATAAACAAAAATCTCAAACCTTGCCACCAGGTGTCTCCCCAGGCAAAGCATCGCCTGCTTCAAATGGTGGTCTGTTCCGAAGACTCAGACACAGGTTTAGGTTACGGAGTAAAGGATACGAGTTTGGGATACCAGAAGATGATAGTGTACAAGGCGTCTCTTTTAGACGTAGGAGTGATGAATATTCGTCAAAATCGGAGCGGGATAAACAAAATGAGATTGCCAGAACTCAATCAGAGAGACTTGCAGAGAAACCGATTATCACTGTTATGAACCagggaaataagaaaaaaagaaataagacaGACGTTCCGATGGTAAATGGAAATGGGATATTTGAATTTGATAAATCAATGAACCGTAGCTTTGAGGAAGATAACACTGTGGAAAACGATTTTTTAGTAGCTGACGACGAAGCTATTGATTTGGATAACACTATCATGGAAAAGGATGAAATATTTATAGAACCTGATCCAGGCTACGAAACACTAGACGAAGTTCGTCGGAAAATGAAACTCCACCAGATGGCTGAAAGTATGGTGGTAAGATCTACGAATAACCCCATTGAGGAGAATTTCGAAAGAGAAAGTAACCTGAGGGTTAGTCAGCATCGGAGAACTCAGTCATCTGGAACAGCAGAAAATTATTTTAGGTCAAATGATCTAATAGGACTTGATCCAAACAGAGACAGTGGAATAGCAAGTCCAAGGGTTGATGTAAGTCCGGACTGTTTTCAAGCATCTTCTTGTGTGAGTGATATCAATTTGACCGGGTCAATGTCAAGGTCGCAGAGACCCTTTACAATCTGTGGAAATTCCCCAATATTAACTCGAATAGGAAGTTGTCCGTTAAAAAATGAGAAcatgaatattcatgaggaaGGCATGTCACATGATAATCATGGAATTTGTAATTCTGATACTTGTTTGTGTAAGTATAGTGGCACTGGCGATCTCTACGCAAACCCAAAAATTTTATTTCGTAAAAGATCTCAAAAAAAGGAAACGTCACAGACGTTATCATTATCAGATaaacaatgttttgaaaataatgtgGATATTCCTAATAAAACAATGTCTCCAGAGGAAGGACCACCTCTACCTGCAAGGAAATATAGCATGTATGATGATCTGAAAACTCCCGATTCTTTAAAGAGCTACAGTGACGAAATTCAAAGTCGAAACTTGAATGATATGAACTTAACTAGAGAAAACAAAGATCAAGGTTTAACAATTGTTAAGGTCACTAACATGAAAAACTGTATTGAAGACAGTGCTATATCATTAACAGATAATGCAGGAGAAGATTGTCCTTGTAGCCATAGTAATATTATTGAagataataaaaattcaaaacgtaatacatgtaatacaaatgGCTTCAGTGAATATGATTCAGTTACTGAAAGTGAAAATAGTGAAAATGCTGACTCATCAAAATGTGAAAATGAAAGTACATCTTGCATATCAGATACATGTGGTAGTCTGTCTGTTTCTATCAGCTCAAGTGATACAGTCAAATGTATCGTTCTTGACTCACCATTATCAACAGAAGGGGAGAGCATTCCGGAGGAATTAGAAATCTTACACATATCTGAAGAAGATGAGGGATACGCAGAGGTCAAGGACGTAGAGATGATTAAAAGAATAGACAAGGTTGATGATGTTCAGGAAAGGGAAGTAAGATTAGGCTGGATATCGGAGGGATTAGAGAATACATGTACAGATTGTGGTAAAATGTCCAAATATAGTGCTAATGTAGTAAGTGAAAACTTTAACAGTTGTTATAACAACCATAATGTAGATAATACGGGAAATAGTGCTCAAATGATTGATAATGATAAAGACAATCAATCAGAACAAAATTCTCTGTCCGATAACGAAATTTGTAAAACACCTGTAGAGTTTGAGAGTTATGCGTCAGTTAGAAGGAATCTTTATTGTGAAGACAGTTTGTTGAGGAATGAAAGCATACAAAATGAAGGCTTAATTGAAGGGGCAACAGGTTTTGGTAGTACAGATATCCGccaaaaaataaatttagattttgAAAGTGATTTTTACGATAAATGTGAGAATGTAGGTAATCCTAAAAAGAATTTTGTTCCAACTCCAGAAACTTCACAAACACAGTATTTTAGTGATTCACGATTTGAATATAGGGCATTTGGTAATCATCATAGGAAAAGTTCTACATTAGATTCAGTCAGTTCATTCGCAGAAAGTGACGATAATTCTAGTATTCGCTCGTCTGAGGTTCTCAGTGATATTCATGTTATGTCCTATGAAGATGATGCAGATGCAATTTTAGAAAGCCTGGTGAGTAGACGGAGTTCCTTCGCTGATGATTTGGACAGCGATTCAAATGGAGTGAATGAGGGAGCATGTGCAGAGACAAGTTCAGAAGGTCATGATCAGGGTTCACAAAATCAAATGTCTAATCTCCAAAGACTCCCTGACTTTTATTACGACGATTCAGAACCTATTCACATGACAATAGCTGAGTTGTATCATCAAAAAAATGATTCTGATGTTACCATTGTTACGAACACTGCAGAGGTGACAGAAAGAGACCAGAATGGAAATGTTGACTCTGTAAGTCCATCAGGCCCACCAGTATTGAGGCAAAGGTCTGTAGACATTGATAGTAGACCACCAGCAGTTGTACCAAGATTACAGAAAGAAATAG GCTACAGACAAGATTTTATGGAAAGTATGCAACAGTTGAAAGAT TGTGGTTGGTATTGGGGTCCATTAAGCTGGGAAGAGGCTGAGATTAAGCTGATAGATAAACCCGATGGATCTTTCTTAGTCCGCGACAGCTCTGATGACAGATATATCCTGAGTTTGTCCTTCAACATGCAAGGTCGTGTACACCACACAAGAATTGAACATCATAAAG ggAAATTCAGCTTTTGGTCACAACCAGACACACATGGGAAGTCAACCATTAAACAATTCATAGAACAATGTGTCCAGAATTCTCGGAATGGACAATTTCTTTACTTTGTAAGGCCCTCTGGTCCAGGAGCACCTCCTATGCCAGTTCATCTTCTCCACCCAGTGTCCAGATTTAAACAGATGCAGTCGTTGCAGCACTCTTGCCGATTTAAGATTCTACAAATTGTTCGACGGGATCACATTGACTCCTTGCCGATTCCTACCAGTATAAAGAATTACTTGAAAGAAGCTCAGTACTATGTAGAGTTTCTTGAAGAATAG